From the genome of Marixanthomonas ophiurae, one region includes:
- a CDS encoding DMT family transporter: protein MNWIILIIAGLFEVSFAFCLGKAKEATGTIATYWYVGFLICLAISMFLLVKATQTLPIGTAYAVWTGIGAVGTVLIGIFIFKEPADFWRVFFITTLIISIVGLKVVSH, encoded by the coding sequence ATGAATTGGATTATCCTTATAATCGCTGGCCTTTTTGAAGTAAGTTTTGCCTTCTGCTTAGGAAAAGCAAAAGAAGCAACCGGCACTATTGCTACGTATTGGTACGTTGGGTTTTTAATCTGTCTTGCCATTAGTATGTTCTTATTGGTAAAAGCCACCCAAACCTTACCTATTGGAACAGCTTATGCAGTCTGGACCGGAATAGGCGCTGTAGGGACTGTACTCATCGGGATTTTTATCTTTAAAGAACCCGCTGACTTCTGGAGAGTCTTCTTTATAACAACCCTTATTATCTCTATTGTAGGGTTAAAAGTTGTTTCCCACTAG
- a CDS encoding DEAD/DEAH box helicase, which produces MSFKSLGLSEALLKAISKKGYTTPSPIQQKAIPKVLERKDVLASAQTGTGKTAAFTLPMLQILNTGKHLHNRPVRALVLTPTRELAAQVMEDVNTYSEFTNCNGTVIFGGVSEKPQIKALRKGVDILVATPGRLLDLQSRNLVSLANIEILVLDEADRMLDMGFLRDIKKILAVMPSKRQNLLFSATFSKDIKKLANTFLHNPVMVEATPENTTAEKVDQLIYRTDKTKKTQLVTKLIDEGDWQQVLIFTRTKHGANRLSQKLEKAGITAAAIHGNKSQGARTKALAGFKSGKTRVLVATDIAARGLDIPLLPHVINYELPNVPEDYVHRIGRTGRAGASGEAISIVSVDENEYVRGIEKLLGERLQSEVIPGFEVTETLKEVLDKKADNKANHRSQRNNSRKNKSSGGSKRRRNR; this is translated from the coding sequence ATGTCATTTAAATCACTTGGGCTGTCCGAAGCCTTGCTAAAAGCTATTAGCAAAAAAGGATATACTACTCCATCACCTATTCAACAAAAAGCAATCCCTAAAGTATTAGAACGTAAAGATGTACTGGCATCTGCACAAACAGGAACCGGTAAAACAGCTGCTTTTACGTTACCTATGTTACAAATATTAAACACAGGAAAACATTTGCATAACCGCCCAGTTCGTGCTTTAGTATTAACCCCAACCCGTGAATTGGCAGCACAAGTAATGGAAGATGTAAACACGTATAGTGAGTTTACTAATTGCAACGGTACTGTCATTTTTGGAGGTGTTAGCGAAAAACCTCAAATAAAAGCGTTACGTAAAGGAGTCGATATTTTAGTGGCAACACCAGGACGTTTGCTCGATTTGCAAAGCCGAAACCTTGTTTCGTTAGCCAATATTGAAATATTAGTATTGGATGAGGCCGATAGAATGCTCGATATGGGTTTTCTTCGCGATATTAAAAAAATTCTTGCAGTGATGCCTTCAAAACGGCAGAACTTATTGTTTTCAGCTACGTTTTCAAAAGATATTAAAAAGCTGGCCAACACCTTTTTGCACAATCCGGTGATGGTAGAAGCCACTCCTGAAAATACTACGGCAGAAAAAGTAGATCAGCTAATTTATCGAACAGATAAAACTAAAAAAACACAATTGGTCACGAAGCTGATTGATGAGGGTGACTGGCAACAAGTGCTGATTTTCACCCGTACCAAACACGGAGCAAACCGCTTGAGCCAAAAATTGGAGAAGGCCGGAATAACGGCTGCAGCCATTCACGGAAACAAAAGTCAAGGGGCACGAACCAAAGCCCTTGCTGGATTTAAAAGTGGTAAAACCCGCGTATTGGTAGCAACCGATATCGCTGCTCGCGGACTTGACATCCCTTTATTGCCACACGTTATTAACTATGAACTACCCAACGTTCCTGAAGATTATGTACACCGCATTGGACGTACCGGTAGGGCAGGAGCCTCTGGTGAGGCTATTTCTATTGTGAGTGTAGATGAAAATGAATACGTTCGTGGTATTGAAAAACTTTTAGGCGAACGCCTGCAGAGTGAAGTGATACCCGGTTTTGAGGTTACTGAAACTTTAAAAGAAGTATTGGACAAAAAAGCCGATAACAAAGCGAACCACCGTTCACAACGAAATAATTCACGAAAGAATAAATCATCTGGAGGTTCAAAACGGCGACGTAATCGGTAA
- a CDS encoding M28 family peptidase, producing the protein MRQLPIFIALLILTPLLSQTEQEKVKTTVSKSDIEGHIYFLADDLLKGRETGTPENKIAASYLANTLRGYGVKPNPATNSYYQTIPMQEVTPPRRFTLSVDGTEYKNKVVLQTSKMDFTGKAVYVGYGLEDDYNEKNVKEKIVLVQAGGPNAKDARAAFGLREKKAELAKKTGAIGIIEFINAAPQMWGYIDHNFNSKRLEIAETVNQASKEDSFAYVWIQDENGTYADALKSKGEMPINMMMEGENRVKVTSQNVVGLVEGTDPKLKNEYIIYSAHYDHVGVGQPDKTGDTIYNGARDNAVGVTTVLSMAENMAKYPTKRSALFILFTGEEKGLLGSKYYVDNPIVPLDQMVYCFNSDNGGYNDTSIATIVGLTRTTAEKNIEDAASTFGLKANEDPQPENNLFNRSDNVHFAKKGIPSPTFTLGFTDFAQATKHYHRRSDEADTLDYDYLLKFFRAYVLSGRNIANDPTTPFWVSGDLYEEAGKKLYKK; encoded by the coding sequence ATGAGACAACTTCCTATTTTTATAGCCTTATTAATATTAACTCCCCTTTTATCACAAACCGAACAAGAAAAAGTAAAGACAACCGTCTCAAAAAGTGATATTGAAGGACACATTTATTTTTTAGCAGACGATTTATTAAAAGGGCGAGAAACCGGAACTCCTGAAAATAAAATTGCGGCTTCCTACTTAGCCAATACCTTACGTGGCTATGGTGTAAAACCTAATCCCGCCACAAACAGTTACTACCAAACGATACCGATGCAAGAAGTAACTCCACCAAGACGCTTTACACTTTCTGTAGATGGTACTGAATACAAAAACAAGGTTGTTTTACAAACTTCAAAAATGGATTTTACAGGCAAAGCTGTTTATGTAGGCTATGGGCTTGAAGATGATTACAACGAAAAAAATGTAAAAGAAAAAATTGTATTAGTACAAGCTGGAGGTCCTAATGCAAAAGATGCCCGTGCTGCTTTTGGGTTACGAGAAAAGAAAGCAGAACTCGCCAAAAAAACGGGTGCTATTGGTATTATTGAATTTATAAACGCTGCTCCGCAGATGTGGGGCTATATAGACCACAATTTTAATAGCAAACGATTGGAAATTGCAGAAACGGTAAATCAAGCCAGTAAAGAAGATTCTTTTGCCTATGTGTGGATACAAGATGAAAACGGAACCTATGCAGACGCGTTGAAAAGTAAAGGAGAAATGCCCATAAACATGATGATGGAAGGTGAAAACCGAGTAAAAGTCACCTCGCAAAATGTAGTAGGTTTAGTTGAAGGGACAGATCCCAAGCTTAAAAACGAATACATAATTTATTCTGCCCATTACGACCACGTTGGAGTTGGCCAACCTGATAAAACCGGGGATACTATTTACAATGGAGCCAGAGATAATGCTGTGGGGGTTACAACCGTATTGAGCATGGCCGAAAACATGGCAAAGTATCCTACCAAACGTTCTGCGCTATTTATTCTTTTTACAGGAGAAGAAAAAGGATTGTTAGGCAGCAAATATTATGTGGACAATCCAATTGTACCGCTTGACCAAATGGTCTATTGTTTTAACAGTGACAATGGCGGATATAATGATACCTCCATTGCTACCATTGTAGGATTAACACGAACCACTGCAGAAAAAAATATTGAGGATGCCGCCTCTACTTTCGGTCTTAAAGCAAATGAAGATCCACAACCCGAAAACAATCTTTTTAATCGGAGCGACAATGTACATTTTGCCAAAAAAGGAATTCCTTCGCCTACTTTTACTTTAGGTTTTACAGATTTTGCGCAAGCTACCAAACACTACCACCGCCGAAGTGACGAAGCAGACACCCTAGATTATGATTATTTACTGAAATTTTTCCGGGCGTATGTTTTATCAGGACGAAACATTGCTAACGATCCCACTACCCCTTTTTGGGTTTCTGGCGATCTTTATGAAGAAGCTGGGAAGAAACTTTATAAAAAATAG
- a CDS encoding RNA polymerase sigma factor, protein MDKNSTICNENTFNRVYKEHGKTIWRFIYFKCGNEAQAEDLVQDAFIKLWQNCAKVPVEKAKSFLYTITNNAFLNEVAHKKVVLKHAKHQPDRVENQSPQFLLEEKQYHEKLQSAIANLTEAQRTAFLLNRIEGKKYREIAEILNISVKAVEKRMSLALKSLRDEIGEL, encoded by the coding sequence ATGGATAAAAACTCAACCATTTGTAATGAAAACACTTTTAATAGAGTGTATAAAGAACATGGAAAGACCATTTGGCGGTTTATCTATTTTAAATGTGGTAACGAAGCACAAGCAGAGGATTTGGTACAAGACGCTTTTATAAAATTGTGGCAAAACTGTGCTAAAGTGCCAGTAGAAAAGGCAAAATCGTTTTTATACACCATTACCAACAATGCTTTTTTAAATGAAGTAGCCCATAAAAAAGTGGTATTAAAGCACGCCAAGCATCAACCAGATAGAGTGGAAAACCAATCGCCTCAATTTTTATTGGAAGAAAAGCAATACCATGAGAAATTGCAAAGTGCCATCGCCAATTTAACCGAAGCCCAGCGCACCGCTTTTTTATTAAACCGGATTGAAGGGAAAAAATACAGGGAGATTGCTGAAATCTTGAATATTTCAGTAAAAGCAGTCGAAAAAAGAATGAGTTTAGCTTTAAAATCACTTCGTGACGAAATAGGTGAACTTTAA
- a CDS encoding FecR family protein, translating into MEKDYILHNYLNGTATQEEIEQLKADPEYASYIKIAKTTQGFDTPDFDEKATFKAISEKLEQQPKVKKLNPWATVLKIAAVFAVIVTGYLYVDSLGTTVSTSVAEKQNFNLPDGSEVALNANSTIEYNKNKWDNDRKLELDGEAYFKVTKGNTFTVQTRAGAVSVLGTQFNVFARDKKLQVHCYEGLVSVAFNDTLIKLPAGKNLQIKNGILVTKVQSIAKAPSWIDNESSFENATLETVLQELKRQYPIVVNLPDNVKNKRFSGSFTHNDIDLALQLICAPLNLTYTIEEDQVTIYAAKNK; encoded by the coding sequence ATGGAAAAAGACTACATATTGCATAATTATTTGAACGGCACGGCTACTCAAGAAGAAATTGAGCAACTGAAGGCCGATCCTGAATATGCATCTTATATAAAAATTGCCAAAACCACCCAAGGTTTCGACACACCAGACTTTGATGAAAAAGCAACGTTTAAAGCTATTTCTGAAAAATTAGAACAACAACCTAAGGTTAAAAAATTAAATCCTTGGGCTACGGTTTTAAAAATTGCTGCCGTATTTGCCGTGATTGTCACCGGATATTTATACGTCGATTCATTAGGAACTACTGTTTCCACTTCGGTAGCTGAAAAACAAAACTTTAATTTACCAGACGGCTCTGAAGTTGCATTAAACGCTAATTCTACGATTGAATACAATAAAAACAAGTGGGACAACGACCGAAAGTTGGAGTTGGACGGCGAAGCTTATTTTAAAGTGACCAAAGGAAATACTTTTACCGTACAGACTAGAGCTGGAGCGGTTAGCGTTTTAGGTACACAGTTTAATGTATTTGCACGTGATAAAAAATTACAGGTACATTGTTACGAAGGCTTGGTAAGCGTGGCTTTTAACGACACACTCATCAAACTACCTGCCGGAAAAAATTTACAAATAAAAAATGGTATCTTAGTAACAAAGGTTCAAAGTATTGCTAAAGCACCTTCTTGGATAGACAATGAAAGTAGCTTTGAAAATGCAACGTTGGAAACCGTCTTACAGGAATTAAAAAGACAGTACCCGATTGTGGTGAATCTACCTGACAACGTAAAAAACAAACGATTTTCAGGAAGTTTTACTCACAACGACATTGACCTTGCTTTGCAGTTAATTTGCGCCCCCTTAAACCTAACCTATACGATAGAAGAAGACCAGGTAACCATATATGCAGCCAAAAACAAGTAA
- a CDS encoding TonB-dependent receptor translates to MQPKTSKQAFPLVLIMCFFFSLSILGQTEGKKSLFAVIQQLEEQHNIRFSYVPDEISDISVTVPEKTDSLQEVLAQLNNQTSLQFTLLDDRYVTVVSRQQKSNYCGRIIAAETSEPLEGANIVVKNFNFSTVSTAEGFFSIPRQVPSEGFITISYLGYHTINLSINQLTAACPTIMVHSKSTALDEVYIQTYLVQGVSKKTDGSITLNTENFGLIPGQIENDVLQISQALPGVESADETISNINIRGGTHDENLLLWDDIKMYQSGHFFGLISAFNPDLTKQVSIYKNGTPPRFGESVSGVIDMRSKNTVTEDFSAGVGLNLINGSAFANIPLSDKASIQISGRHSLSFLETPVYNTYSERIFQDTEITNIENPENETQITADEDFNFYDFSTKLLWDISEKDAIRVNFLTIDNSLDFTESIDGSNQSKTSELQQRSLVGGVSWNRNWSDGFETTALLYGSYYLLNATNKDLFTTQQQFQENEVLEDGAKIDSRFTISKKIELQSGYQFSEIGIGNTQDINIPRFRVYNKEVLRTHSVFSNITYTPNQELTVINAGARASYFEKFDKLLVEPRLSVHQKLGNGFSVETMGEFKSQTTTQRIDFESDFLGVEKRRWVLANDNNIPILESKQASLGFGYNKNNWLITLEGFYKEVSGITTSNQGFQNQFQFVRATGDYTANGLEFVFNKNARHFSTWVSYLFMKNDYTFETLIPSEFPNNIDIRHSATVAGSYSLNKFKLALGINWHSGKPYTIPVPGEEIIEVNGQDTIQYDIPNNERLPDYFRADFSAEYLWGISQNVDAKINVAVLNLLNKENTLNIRYALDTDENNESRINQVEEISLGLTPNISVQVLF, encoded by the coding sequence ATGCAGCCAAAAACAAGTAAACAGGCGTTTCCACTCGTCTTGATCATGTGTTTTTTCTTTAGTCTTTCTATTCTTGGGCAGACAGAAGGAAAGAAATCTTTGTTTGCAGTTATACAACAATTGGAAGAACAGCACAATATCCGTTTTTCCTATGTTCCAGATGAAATCTCAGATATATCAGTTACAGTTCCTGAAAAAACCGATTCGCTTCAAGAAGTCCTTGCTCAATTGAACAATCAAACTTCTTTACAGTTTACACTTTTGGACGATAGATATGTAACCGTAGTATCACGGCAACAGAAAAGCAATTACTGCGGGAGAATCATTGCTGCTGAAACCAGTGAACCTTTAGAAGGAGCCAATATCGTTGTAAAAAATTTTAATTTTTCAACAGTAAGTACCGCAGAAGGCTTTTTTTCAATTCCTAGACAAGTTCCTTCGGAAGGGTTTATTACTATTAGCTATCTTGGATATCATACCATAAATCTCTCAATAAATCAATTGACTGCAGCATGTCCAACGATTATGGTCCACTCAAAATCTACAGCTCTTGACGAGGTTTATATTCAGACTTATTTAGTGCAAGGAGTGAGCAAAAAAACCGATGGTTCTATTACATTAAACACTGAGAATTTCGGATTGATACCCGGCCAAATAGAGAATGATGTGTTACAGATTTCCCAAGCGCTGCCAGGAGTGGAAAGTGCAGATGAAACCATATCAAACATCAACATTCGCGGAGGAACACATGATGAAAATCTATTGCTCTGGGATGATATAAAAATGTACCAAAGCGGTCATTTTTTCGGATTAATTTCTGCCTTTAACCCAGACCTCACCAAACAGGTTTCCATTTATAAAAATGGAACACCACCCCGTTTTGGCGAAAGTGTTTCTGGGGTAATTGATATGCGTTCAAAGAACACGGTAACTGAAGATTTTTCAGCAGGTGTGGGACTAAATTTAATTAATGGAAGTGCATTTGCTAATATTCCTCTTTCTGATAAAGCAAGTATTCAAATTTCAGGCAGGCATTCACTCTCTTTTTTAGAAACCCCAGTTTATAATACGTACTCTGAACGTATTTTTCAGGATACAGAAATAACAAACATTGAAAACCCAGAAAACGAAACCCAAATTACAGCCGATGAAGATTTCAATTTCTATGATTTTAGCACAAAACTACTTTGGGATATTTCAGAAAAAGATGCCATTCGGGTTAATTTTTTAACCATAGACAACTCGTTGGACTTTACTGAAAGTATTGACGGTTCCAATCAATCAAAAACCAGTGAATTACAACAACGAAGTCTCGTTGGAGGTGTTTCTTGGAACCGAAACTGGAGTGACGGTTTTGAAACAACAGCTTTGCTTTATGGTTCTTATTATCTATTAAATGCAACCAACAAAGACCTTTTTACCACCCAACAGCAATTTCAAGAAAATGAAGTATTAGAGGACGGAGCGAAGATTGACTCCCGTTTTACTATCTCAAAAAAAATTGAATTACAGTCCGGATATCAGTTTTCAGAAATCGGCATTGGTAATACCCAAGATATAAACATTCCGCGTTTTAGGGTTTATAATAAAGAAGTGTTGCGTACGCATTCGGTTTTTTCAAACATAACCTATACGCCCAATCAAGAATTAACGGTTATCAATGCTGGGGCCCGAGCATCTTATTTCGAAAAATTTGACAAGCTCTTAGTAGAACCTAGATTGAGCGTCCACCAAAAATTAGGTAATGGATTTTCAGTTGAAACCATGGGTGAATTTAAAAGCCAGACCACTACTCAGCGTATTGATTTTGAAAGTGACTTTTTAGGCGTCGAAAAAAGACGGTGGGTGTTAGCCAATGACAACAATATACCTATTCTTGAAAGTAAGCAAGCTTCGCTTGGGTTTGGGTATAATAAAAACAATTGGCTAATTACATTGGAAGGGTTTTATAAAGAAGTTTCAGGAATCACTACGTCCAACCAAGGGTTTCAAAATCAGTTTCAATTTGTGAGAGCAACTGGAGATTACACAGCTAACGGCCTAGAGTTTGTATTCAATAAAAACGCACGGCACTTTAGTACTTGGGTTAGCTATTTATTTATGAAAAACGATTACACTTTCGAAACGCTTATCCCTTCGGAATTTCCAAATAATATTGACATTCGGCATTCTGCAACGGTTGCCGGTTCGTATTCATTAAATAAGTTTAAACTGGCTTTAGGAATCAATTGGCATAGCGGAAAACCGTATACTATTCCCGTTCCCGGAGAGGAAATTATTGAAGTAAATGGTCAAGATACAATACAATATGATATTCCGAATAATGAACGCTTACCAGATTATTTTAGGGCTGACTTTTCAGCGGAATATCTTTGGGGAATTTCTCAAAATGTAGATGCTAAAATCAATGTTGCTGTGCTCAATCTACTAAATAAAGAAAACACGCTAAACATCCGATATGCTTTGGACACAGATGAAAATAACGAAAGCCGAATTAACCAAGTGGAAGAAATATCGCTAGGTCTTACACCAAATATTTCAGTACAAGTGTTGTTTTAA
- the argS gene encoding arginine--tRNA ligase, translating to MQLQDVLTAKIKEAVTSIFDANLETVEFQATRKDFEGDITVVVFPMLRVVKGNPVKIGEAIGNYLVENVTEVSKFNVVKGFLNIVLSDAYYLEFFNAVTDFSTFGKEPQGDDAVLVEYSSPNTNKPLHLGHIRNILLGYSVAEILQASGKKTYKTQIINDRGIHICKSMLAWKRYGDGETPESAGLKGDKLVGNYYVRFDKEYKKEVAQLQAEGKTEEEAKAEAPILKEAQHMLQKWEQGDDEVVTLWKKMNGWVYKGFEKTYDALGVDFDSYYYESETYLLGKDNIEEGLEKGVFFKKEDGSVWCDLTDEGLDEKLVLRADGTAVYMTQDIGTAIQRIKDHPDASGMIYTVGNEQDYHFKVLFLILKKLGYSWAENLYHLSYGMVDLPSGKMKSREGTVVDADDLISEMAATAGKISEELGKIDDFTADEKKELYKTIGLGALKYYILKVDPKKRILFNPEESVDFQGNTGPFIQYTYARIQSILRKARFDSTQRPLTVNQLHEKEKELLKQLQLFPETVQLAAENFSPALLANYTYDLVKEFNSFYQNVSILGADTDEEKQFRVHLADAVAKVIKTAFSLLGIEVPERM from the coding sequence ATGCAACTTCAGGACGTTTTAACTGCCAAAATTAAGGAAGCAGTGACATCAATTTTCGACGCTAATCTTGAAACCGTGGAATTTCAAGCCACGCGTAAAGATTTTGAAGGTGATATCACGGTAGTGGTGTTCCCGATGCTTCGGGTGGTAAAAGGAAATCCGGTTAAAATTGGAGAAGCGATAGGAAATTACTTAGTTGAAAATGTAACAGAAGTTTCAAAATTCAATGTGGTAAAAGGGTTTTTAAATATTGTTTTAAGCGATGCGTATTATTTAGAGTTTTTCAATGCGGTAACCGATTTTTCTACCTTCGGAAAAGAGCCGCAAGGAGACGATGCGGTGTTGGTTGAATATTCTTCGCCAAACACTAATAAACCCCTGCATTTAGGACATATTCGAAATATTTTATTAGGCTATTCAGTAGCTGAAATTTTACAAGCAAGCGGTAAAAAAACCTATAAAACCCAGATTATAAACGACCGAGGAATTCATATTTGTAAAAGTATGCTGGCTTGGAAACGGTATGGAGACGGTGAAACCCCTGAATCTGCCGGATTAAAAGGGGATAAGTTAGTTGGGAATTATTACGTACGGTTTGATAAAGAATACAAAAAGGAAGTAGCTCAATTACAAGCTGAAGGAAAAACAGAAGAGGAAGCAAAAGCCGAAGCGCCTATTTTAAAAGAGGCCCAACACATGCTTCAAAAATGGGAACAAGGAGATGATGAGGTGGTGACCCTTTGGAAAAAAATGAATGGCTGGGTATATAAAGGATTCGAAAAAACCTACGATGCCTTGGGCGTTGATTTTGACAGCTATTATTACGAAAGTGAAACCTATTTATTAGGAAAAGATAATATTGAAGAAGGCTTAGAAAAAGGAGTGTTCTTTAAAAAAGAAGATGGATCCGTTTGGTGTGACCTTACTGATGAAGGGTTGGACGAAAAACTAGTATTACGAGCAGACGGAACAGCAGTTTATATGACGCAGGATATCGGTACCGCTATTCAGCGTATAAAAGACCATCCGGACGCCAGCGGAATGATCTATACCGTAGGGAATGAGCAAGATTACCATTTTAAAGTGTTATTCTTAATCTTGAAAAAATTAGGGTATAGTTGGGCCGAAAACCTGTATCATTTAAGTTACGGCATGGTTGATTTACCATCCGGTAAAATGAAAAGTAGAGAAGGAACCGTCGTGGATGCCGATGATCTAATTTCTGAAATGGCCGCCACTGCTGGTAAAATTTCAGAAGAATTAGGAAAGATTGATGACTTTACAGCTGATGAAAAGAAAGAATTGTATAAAACCATCGGTTTAGGGGCGTTAAAATACTACATATTGAAGGTAGATCCTAAAAAACGAATTTTATTCAACCCTGAAGAAAGTGTTGATTTTCAAGGGAATACCGGTCCGTTTATTCAATATACGTATGCGCGGATTCAATCAATTTTGCGAAAGGCCCGCTTCGACTCCACTCAGCGACCTCTGACCGTAAATCAATTACATGAAAAGGAGAAAGAGTTGTTGAAACAACTACAACTATTTCCTGAAACCGTGCAGTTGGCTGCAGAAAACTTCAGTCCGGCGTTATTAGCTAATTACACCTACGATTTGGTAAAAGAATTCAATTCCTTCTATCAAAATGTATCTATTTTAGGGGCTGATACTGATGAAGAAAAACAGTTTAGAGTTCACTTAGCAGATGCGGTTGCGAAAGTAATTAAGACCGCTTTTTCATTATTGGGAATAGAAGTTCCAGAACGGATGTAA
- a CDS encoding NAAT family transporter: protein MDLFLYVFAALFSVINPLGTVPVFVGLTSDETSIERNKTSLLTAINTTVILIICFFAGTYILDFFSISLNALRIAGGMIIVSSGFALLTGTFSKHKGMKNKRVKKDLSNREKISLTPLAIPMLAGPGAISILITYNQEYSKTSEIVLILLAVVAVGFATFLMLRFAPYLTKLLGASGINAISRIVGFIVISIGIEYISSAVILIIQNLEL, encoded by the coding sequence ATGGACTTATTTTTATATGTATTTGCCGCTTTATTTTCGGTGATAAATCCGCTGGGGACAGTCCCTGTATTTGTAGGATTAACAAGTGATGAAACTTCAATAGAACGCAATAAAACCTCTTTACTAACTGCTATAAATACGACTGTAATTTTAATTATTTGCTTTTTTGCAGGAACGTATATTCTAGATTTTTTCAGCATTAGTCTAAATGCCTTACGAATTGCCGGCGGAATGATTATCGTGTCGTCCGGTTTTGCTTTATTAACTGGCACCTTTTCTAAGCATAAAGGAATGAAGAACAAACGGGTAAAGAAAGACCTAAGTAATAGAGAAAAAATATCACTAACACCTTTGGCCATTCCCATGCTTGCTGGACCAGGCGCAATTTCAATTTTAATTACGTACAATCAAGAATACAGTAAAACTAGTGAGATAGTGCTTATTCTTTTAGCCGTTGTAGCTGTAGGATTCGCTACCTTTTTAATGCTTCGGTTTGCGCCTTATTTAACCAAACTTTTGGGTGCTTCGGGAATTAACGCAATATCGAGGATAGTTGGGTTTATTGTTATTTCAATAGGAATAGAATATATAAGCAGTGCGGTAATATTAATTATACAAAATTTAGAATTGTAA
- a CDS encoding SDR family oxidoreductase, producing the protein MKILLTGANGYIGLRLLPSLLEKGHEVICCVRDKNRIPLDPETRKRISFYEVDFLKEVDTTDFPKDIDAAYYLIHSMSASTNDFDELEAKAAKNFNKYLAEASVKHVVYLSGIVNEDSLSKHLSSRKKVEEILYEGNYNLTVLRAGIVVGSGSSSFEIIRDLCEKLPIMVTPKWLKTRIQPIAIRDVISFLSEVLLKEVCYNQSFDIGGPDVLTYKQMLLKYAKVRKLKLWIISVPVMSPRLSSYWLYFVTSTTYKLAVNLVDSMRHEVVARDNKLQEILNIQPITYEEAIKNAFIKIEQNLVISSWKDSLVAGRLSNLKGYIQVPTFGCLKDEQSIEVKNPEAVLENIWSIGGTRGWYYGNWLWKVRGFMDQLVGGVGLRRGRTHPNKIYAGDSLDFWRVLYADKEEKRLLLFAEMRVPGEAWLDFCIDENNVLHQTATFRPKGLLGRLYWYTMLPFHYFIFSGMINNIAKTE; encoded by the coding sequence TTGAAAATACTACTCACTGGCGCTAACGGTTATATTGGTTTACGATTGCTTCCCTCTTTATTAGAAAAAGGACACGAAGTTATTTGTTGTGTACGTGATAAAAATAGAATTCCTTTAGACCCTGAAACCCGAAAGCGGATTAGTTTCTATGAAGTTGATTTTTTAAAAGAAGTTGATACTACTGACTTTCCAAAAGATATTGACGCAGCATATTATCTCATCCATTCTATGAGCGCCTCCACAAACGATTTCGATGAGTTAGAAGCCAAAGCTGCTAAAAATTTTAACAAGTATCTTGCTGAAGCTTCGGTTAAACACGTAGTTTATTTAAGTGGAATTGTCAATGAAGACAGTTTATCTAAACACCTATCTTCCCGAAAAAAAGTAGAAGAAATACTTTATGAAGGCAATTACAATTTAACGGTTTTACGAGCTGGAATTGTAGTAGGTAGTGGAAGTTCTTCCTTTGAAATAATACGTGACCTTTGTGAAAAGCTACCCATTATGGTTACACCAAAATGGTTAAAAACGCGAATACAACCAATTGCCATTCGCGATGTGATTTCCTTTTTATCTGAAGTACTTTTAAAAGAAGTCTGCTACAACCAATCTTTTGATATTGGCGGTCCCGATGTTTTGACCTACAAGCAAATGCTTTTAAAATATGCAAAGGTTAGAAAGTTGAAGTTATGGATTATTTCGGTCCCAGTTATGTCACCACGGTTATCTTCTTATTGGCTGTATTTTGTTACTTCTACCACATACAAATTAGCAGTTAATTTAGTGGACAGTATGCGTCATGAAGTTGTAGCTCGCGATAATAAATTGCAAGAAATATTGAATATCCAACCTATTACGTATGAAGAAGCCATAAAAAATGCATTTATAAAAATTGAGCAAAACCTCGTAATATCCAGTTGGAAAGACTCTTTAGTTGCGGGAAGACTTTCCAATTTAAAAGGATATATTCAAGTTCCTACATTTGGATGTTTAAAAGATGAGCAATCGATTGAAGTCAAAAATCCTGAAGCTGTTTTAGAAAATATCTGGTCTATCGGTGGTACTCGAGGTTGGTACTATGGAAACTGGTTATGGAAAGTACGTGGTTTTATGGATCAACTTGTTGGTGGTGTTGGTTTACGAAGAGGTCGCACACACCCTAATAAAATTTACGCGGGTGACTCATTAGATTTTTGGCGCGTTTTATATGCAGACAAAGAAGAAAAGAGACTATTACTCTTTGCTGAAATGAGAGTGCCCGGTGAAGCATGGTTAGATTTCTGTATAGATGAGAATAATGTACTGCACCAAACCGCTACCTTCAGGCCTAAAGGCTTGTTAGGGCGTTTATATTGGTATACCATGCTACCATTTCATTATTTTATTTTTAGCGGAATGATAAACAATATTGCCAAAACAGAATAA